The window TGTATCCCATGACTAGGCCGCTGACTACGGAACCGCTTTTGGAATTGATCTTTGCCATCCTTTTACCAAGCGTTGGCTCTGCCATTCTTTTTAACGTGGGGGCTTCCAGCGGAGGGACGGATATTATTGCAATGATCCTGAAACGGTACACCAGCCTTAATATAGGTACAGTGCTTCTGCTGGTGGATGTGGCGGGTGTAATACTGGCATACTTTGTATTCGGACCGGAGACCGGATTATTCTCATCCCTTGGCTTAATGGCCAAATCTCTTGTCATTGGCGATGTCATTGAGAATATCAACCTTTGCAAATGCTTCAGTATCATCTGTGATGACCCGGTGCCCATTTGTGATTACATCATTCACGTGCTTAACCGGAGCGCCACAGTTTACGAGGCACAGGGAGCTTTCAGCCATCATAAAAAGACCGTCATATTAACAACCATGAAACGTTCCCAGGCGCTGAAACTTAAAAACTATATACGTACCGTGGAACCCACTGCATTTATACTGATATCCAATTCCAGTGAGATTATAGGAAAGGGATTTCTTGCCAATTAAAAAAGACCGGAGAACAGAGATTCTCCGGTCTTTTTGACGAATGAAATGGACTATATGGGATTTTTATCGTAAATTTTGACGAAAATGTACTTTAACGCTTTAAAAACATATAAAATTAAAGTAATAAAATTGACGGCTTGTCTTTTTTGTAGTATGATACGAATTAAGTTCCAGAAAGGACGAGATTTTGGAAGGAAGAGGAGAGAAGATTATGAAGAAATCAGCAAAAGTATTATCACTGGTTCTCGCCGGCGCCATGATGATGTCCATGACAGCATGCGGAAGTAAAGCTCCGGAAACTACTACTGCGGCACCGGAAACCACCACAGCAGCAGAGAATACAAGTGAAGCGGCGGAATCCACAGCAGAAAAGACTGCAGACGGAAAGCAGTTTAAAATCGGGGTTCTTCAGCTTGTGCAGCATGCAGCCCTGGATGCCTCCAATAAGGGCTTTATCCAGGCCCTTGACGATGCAGGTCTTAACTATACCGTTGACCAGCAGAATGCATCCGGCGACCAGCCTACCTGTCAGACCATTGCCAGCAAGCTGGTCAATGATAAAGACGATTTGATTCTCGCCATCGCAACACCGGCGGCTCAGGCCGTGGCAGGAGCTACGAGCGATATCCCGGTTCTGGTGACAGCGGTCACTGATCCTGCATCTTCGGATTTGGTGGAAAGCAACGATAATCCGGGCGGAAATGTCAGCGGTACCTCTGATTTGACCCCTGTGAAGGAGCAGATCTCCCTGTTAAAGAAGATTCTCCCCGATGCTAAGACTGTAGGAATCCTTTACTGTTCTTCAGAATCCAACTCAGAGATCCAGGCCAAGATGGCAAAAGATGCCATTGAAGCGGAAGGCATGACTGCAGTGGATTACACCGTATCCAATTCCAACGAGATCCAGACAGTAGTTACCTCCATGGTAGGCAAGGTAGATGCCATCTATGCGCCAACCGATAATACTGTTGCAGCAGGTATGGCAACAGTGAGCATGGTAGCCATTGAAAACAAAATCCCGGTAATCTGCGGCGAAGAAGGCATGGTAAATGCAGGCGGTCTTGCTACTTACGGAATTGATTATTATGAACTGGGTTACTTAACCGGTCAGCAGGCAGTGAAGATATTAACAGAGGGTGCGGACATCTCCAAGATGCCTATTGAGTATCTTCCTTTGGATAAGTGCAAGCTGACTGTCAACGAGGAAACAGCAAAGACCCTTGGGATCGATGTTTCCAGCCTTAAATAGGCAGATTTAAACAGGAATGAGCGGCAGGCGGCGCCTATTTGACTGGCCCGCCTGTCAACCATAGATGCTTTACATAAAGAATGGGGCTTTCATTTTTTATGTAAGGCATTTATGCCTATGATCGCCCTACGGGTATACTTTACGCCCCAAGTACATGGGCAGGAAATATGAACGCCTTTCTGGCATACCTTTATGCCCCAAGTACATGGGCAGGAAATATGAAATGAGAAAATATGCGGAGGAATGATAGATGAGTGGTTTACTGATATCCCTTCAGGATGCAGTTGTTCAGGGAGTTTTATGGGGGATTATGGTTTTAGGTGTTTACATCACCTATAAACTGTTAGATATTGCCGATTTGACGGTAGATGGTAGTTTTGCAATGGGCGGCTGTGTATGCGCCGTCATGATATTGAATTTTAATGTCGATCCCTGGGTTGCCTTGGGGATGGCGGCCATAGCCGGGATGGCGGCCGGAGCGGTAACCGGATTGTTACATACAATCTTTGAAATACCCGCGATTCTGGCCGGAATTCTGACGCAGATCGGGCTTTGGTCCATCAATCTCCGGATCATGGGAGGAAAAAGCAACGTACCGCTTTTAAAGACGGATACGATTATGTCTAAATTCATAGCGGTAAGCGGATTAAGCAAACAGGCTGCCGCCATGATCATCGGAATCGGGGCTGCAATTATTATGATTGCACTGCTTTACTGGTTCTTTGGAACGGAAATCGGCAGTGCCATGCGGGCTACTGGCAATAATCAGGCTATGATCCGTGCCCAGGGCGTCAATACCAACTGGACAAAGCTTCTGGCACTTACCTTAAGCAACGGGCTTGTGGGGATTTCAGGAGGACTGGTGTGTCAAAGCCAGAAATATGCGGATATCGGTATGGGGACTGGTGCCATTGTCATCGGCCTTGCCGCTATTGTTATCGGTGATGTGCTTATGGGAAGATTACGATCCTTTGGAAGCAAACTCACCTCTGCAGTAGTCGGCTCCGTCATATATTTTGTAATCCGTGCCGTTGTTTTGAGAATGGGTATGGATGCCAATGATATGAAGCTGTTGTCGGCTGGGATCGTAGCTGTAGCGCTTTGCGTTCCGGTCATGGTAAACAAATGGCGCATCAGGAAAGCTTATACAGAGGGAGGAGAATAAACTGTGCTGGATATTAAGAATGTCAGAAAAACGTTTAATAAAAATACCATAAATGAAAAAAAAGCATTAAATGGCATTGATCTCCATCTGAATGAAGGCGATTTTGTCACTGTGATCGGCGGAAACGGAGCGGGAAAATCCACGATGCTTAATATGATAGCAGGAGTGTATCCCATTGATTCCGGCAAGATCCAGATCGATGGAATTAACATATCCAGGGATCCCGAGTATAAAAGAGCCAAGTACATCGGAAGAGTGTTTCAGGATCCTATGATGGGAACAGCCGCCGGAATGGAGATACAGGAAAATATGGCGCTGGCCTATCGCCGGGGACAGGGAAGAGGCCTTGCCTGGGGAATCAGGGCAAATGAAAAGGCATTTTACCATGAGGCCCTTAAAAAGCTTGGACTTGGGCTTCAGGACCGTATGACCAACAAGGTGGGACTTCTTTCAGGCGGTCAGAGACAGGCGCTTACCCTTTTGATGGCGACCTTAAAGAAGCCAAAGCTTCTTCTGCTTGATGAACATACTGCCGCACTTGATCCAAAGACAGCCAGAAAGGTTCTGGAGATCACTCAGGAAATTGTGAAGGAGCAGAATCTTACCACGCTTATGATCACCCATAACATGAAGGATGCCATCCAGATTGGCAACCGTCTTGTGATGATGCATGAAGGACGCATCATTTATGATATTTCAGGGGAAGAAAAAAAGAAGCTGGAAGTGGAAGACTTACTTAAGAAGTTTGAGGAAGCCAGCGGTGAAGAATTTTCCAACGACAGAATGATTCTGGCAAAATAGCAGGTAAAAAACATGGGACAGGAGCCCTTTATATGTGCTTCCTGCCCTGTGTTTTTTTGTTTTAATGTCCGGAGATTCATTATCAAGGTATTTCCCGGATATATCTTTTTTAATTGTTTGTAACATAATCTTAATAATTTTTTATGAGACCTGTATCGCAAAGAATGACATTTTATGCTATAATTAGACAGATAGGCTCATAGCCTGAATCGGCTTTCCGCTAGAAAACAGGAAGATGGAGAGAAAGTACAGGATGGAAAACAATAACGAGAAAAAAGATTATACAATCCGTTTGGATAAGGCCAGAAAAAAACGCAGCCAGAATGATTACAAGAAACTTATGACACTGGGAGGCGCAGCGGTTCTTTGCGTGGCAGTCATTTCAGCGGCGGGAATGTCGATAAAAAATCACATGTCTGCAAAGCCGGCGGGCCTTGCCACAGGATCTGATGCCTCTGCCCAAAAGCCGGAGGAATCAGCGGATTTAAAGGTTAAAGCTGAATCTGAGTCTGCTGCCCAGGCCGCAAAGGAAAAAGAGGAAAAAGAAACGGTAATAAATTCCTATAAGAATTTGGGAATCATCCAGGTATCGGGCTATTTAAATGTGAGAAAGGCACCTGGTACCGAGGAAGATGTAATTGGAAAGCTTCAGGGAGACAGTGCCTGTGATATCCTTGAGAATACAGAATCCGGATGGTTTAAAATATCTTCCGGCGGAATTGAAGGATACATAAATTCTGAATATGTCCTGACAGGGGAAGATGCAAAGACAAAAGCAATGGACTTGGTAAAGCTGAGGGCTGTCGTCCAGACCGACAATATGAACATCAGGAAGGAACCTTCCACCAGTTCGGATGTGGTGGGTCAGGCACTTTTAAATGAGCGGTATGAGGTCATAGGACAGACGGAGGGCTGGGTACAAATTCCCACTGGGTATCTGTCCGCAGACTACGTAAATCTGGAATACGGACTGAACGAGGCCAGAAAGCTGGATTTAAAGGCAATGATATTTAATCTATACAAGAATATCGGGATTTCAGATGTGGATAATTATCTGAATGTAAGAGAAGAGCCCAGCGAAAACGGCAAAATCATCGGGAAAATGCCCAGCAAAGCAGCAGGAAACATTTTGGAGACTACTGAAGACGGATGGTATAAGATCCAGTCCGGCAATATTACAGGCTATGTAAAGTCCGATTATATCCTCACAGGACCGGCGGCAAAGGATGAAGCAATGCAGGTGGCGGAGCTTATGGCCATTGTAAACACGGATATGTTAAATGCCAGGACTGAGCCTTCCACTGATTCAAAGATATGGACGCAGATATCCAACAATGAGCGGTATCCTGTATTAAAGCAGATTGACGGCTGGATTGAGATCGAGCTGGAGGAAAACAGCAGCGCTTACGTATCCACAGATTTTGTGGATGTCCGGTATGCGCTTCCTGAGGCCATCAAATTTTCCCCGTTGGAGGAAAAGGCCAATGCACAGGCTTCCCTCAGGACCCAGATCGTAAATTATGCCCTGCAGTTTTTGGGAAATCCTTATGTGTGGGGAGGAACCAGCTTAACGAAAGGGGCTGATTGTTCCGGTTTCACTTTATCTGTTTATGCTCATTTCGGCATCGGGCTGCCTCATTACTCCGGCTCTCAGGCAGGCATGGGCAAGGCGGTAAAATCCAGTGAGATGAGACCCGGAGACCTGATCTATTATGCAGACAGCAAAGGAACCATCAACCATGTGGCCATGTATATCGGAAACGGTCAGATCGTACATGCAGCCAGCAGGCGAAGCGGTATAAAAATATCTACATGGAATTACCGGACACCGGTAAGGATCCGAAATATGATCGGTGATTGATTTAAGGCTTCCGGATTGAAATTTAATTGATATTTCGATTAAATTTCAATCCGGGAGCTTTTTGCTTTTCCCCGGGTTTACAAATTCTGGAAAATGGATTATAATGAGTACGCCGTTATAATTTTGAAAATACAACGGAAAGGCAGGATCCGGTATGAAGGCAGGTGCGGTCATTTTTGCGGCGGGACATAAAAGTGCCGCCAGTACATTTAAACCATTGATGCCCATTGGAGGGACAACCGTTATCAGACGGAGCAGAGGGTGGATTTTCCCAACTCACACCTAAGACTAAGGATTTTCTGAACCGGTTCCTAAGCATGGAAAAAGAGTTGAATGAAAAAACAGAAGAACTGTTTATGAAATATTTTGAGGGGGTATTAAAATGAGGCAGATGTTTAAAGCAGTTTTAGAAACTTTGGAAAAAGGCGAGGATGGAGTTTTAGTAACCATTATTGCAAGCTCCGGATCCACTCCCAGAGGTGCAGGATCCCATATGCTGGTAAGGCGGGACGGGACCACGGAAGGAACTATCGGGGGCGGAGCGGTGGAATACCGGTCCATTCAGAGATCACAAAAGGCGATTGAGGAAAAGGCATCCTATATCCACAGCTTTGTCCTGGGAAAAGAACAGGTAGCTGATCTGGGCATGATCTGTGGTGGCGATGTGGTGGTATACTTTCAGTATTTGGACCATGAAAATCAGGAATTTATTGACTTGTGCAGGAGGATAGAAGAAGCCTATGACAAGGATGAAGACAGCTGGCTTATTATGGATATTTCCAGTGAATCCACATGGGGGCTGGGAATCTACAGTAAATCAGCGGGATTTACAGGAATAGAAGGAATTGCTGAAGAAGAAAGAAAAATTCTTCTTCAGAATAAGGCGGTTCAGAAAAACTTTGGTGAACGCAAGTATTACAGCGAGCCTCTGGTCCGGGCCGGCTGTGTCTATATTTTTGGAGGCGGACATGTGGCACAGGAATTGGTACCGGTCCTGGCGCATGTAGGATTCCGGTGTGCTGTTTTTGATGACCGGCCGGAGTTTGCCAATGAAACACTGTTTCCCCAGGCAGAGAAGACCATTGCAGGGGATTATGAAAGGATTTTTGATTACCTTGAATTAAGGGAATGTGATTATGTCTGTGTTATGACCAGAGGACACCAGTCGGATTATGTTGTCCAAAGACAGGTCCTTACAAAAAATGTCTGTTATATCGGCGTAATCGGCAGCCGAAGGAAGCTGGAAACTCTGGCCGGAAAGCTTATGGCAGACGGCGTTACCAGAGAACAGATCGACAGCTGCCACAGCCCTATCGGTCTGGAAATTTATGCAGAAACACCCGCTGAGATCGCCATCAGTGTGGCAGGAGAACTGATTGCTGTCAGGGCTCTGCGGGAAGGGCGAAAAAAATAATGGGAAAATTTCTGTTTTTAAAAGGTGATTCCGGAGAAGGAAAGACAACCTTGCTTTTTGAATGTTTAAGATCCTGGCACCGGCTGATGGGAGGGTTTTATTCACAGCGCTTAATAATGGAAGATGGAATGACTATGGGATTTCGAATGGTTCCTGCAGAGGAAGACTGGATTCCGGCAGCTCCCTATAAAAAAGGAATGACTAATGTTTTTATTGAACGGACTGAACATGGATTCCATAAAAATCCTGAACTTTTTGAAACCGTTGGTGTGGATATTCTGCGTTCTTCCGCTCAGAGCAGACTCTGCCTTTTGGATGAAATAGGCGGGGTAGAGCTTTTTGTGCCGGAATTTATGGAGGAGGTTCTTTGCTGTATTGATGGTCCGGTTCCATGCATCGGAGTATTAAAAAACCGGAAAAATCTGGAGTCCATGAGGACCAGAATCCCCATACAGACGGATACGGACAAGCTTCTCCTGGACTTGGAGGAAAAACTTGAAAAACGGTCAAATGGGCGGATACTTACGTTTGAGCGCGACAGAAAAGAACACATCCGTATGGAAATTATGGATTTTTTGAGAGAATGCGGGGAAAAGGAAGGAATGGAAACACATGGTAGAAAGGGACTGGGTTTATAAAAGACGTTTTGGAATCATAGTGCTCTTATTTATTGTCTGCTTTTTGGGTTCCTTTTTGCTTGGACGGTACCCGGTATACCCGGACACGCTTTTAAAAGTCCTTCTTGCCAAAGTTTTTCCTATAGAAATCTCTTGGCCTGCCCAGATAGAGACTGTTGTTTTTCGTGTCCGTCTTCCAAGAGTTTTCATGGCAGCATTGATCGGAGGAGGATTGTCCTGTGCAGGCGCCGCTTATCAGGGGATTTTTAAAAATCCCATGGTATCACCGGATGTTCTGGGAGCCTCCTCGGGCGCAGGATTAGGCGCTGCCCTGGGACTGTTTTTGTCATTGGGTTATAACGGAGTAACAATCAGTGCCTTTCTTTTTGGTCTTGGTGCCGTAGGAATTGTCTGCCTCATCAGCAGCCGGGTAAAATATAATCCCGTGCTGGGGCTGGTGTTGTCCGGCATGATGATAAGTTCCCTTGCTTCCGCAGCAGTATCTTTTTTAAAGCTGGTGGCGGATCCGGCCAATACACTTCCGGTCATTACCTACTGGCTTATGGGAAGCCTGGCATCCATCCGTCAGAAAGATGTGATGTTTGCTGCTCCATGGATCCTGATGGGAATCCTTCCGATTTATCTTCTCCGGTGGCGGATCAATGTTTTAAGCCTTGGGGAAGAGGAGGCGAGGAGCATGGGGATCAATGGAGGAAGGCTTCGTCTTATCATTGTTGTCAGTGCATCTTTGATTACTTCAGCATCAGTTTCAGTAAGCGGGCATATCGGCTGGGTGGGACTGGTAATTCCTCATTTTGCAAGAATGCTGGTAGGAAGTGATTACCGCAGGCTGTTGCCGGCCTCCCTGCTTATGGGCGGCAGTTTTCTGCTGATCGTGGATAATTTTGCAAGGCTTTTGGCTACCAGTGAGGTTCCTATCGGCATTTTGACTGCATTTGTTGGTGCTCCGTTCTTTTTATATCTGATTTTACGGGAAGGAAACCGGTTATAGAGGAGGAGATATGGAACTGACGGTAAAAGATTTAGAATTCGGCTATCATTGTTTTCCGGTATTAAAGGGGATTAATTTTTCCTTCAACAAAGGAGAACTGGTCTGTGTTCTTGGGAAAAACGGAGCAGGGAAGAGTACGCTTTTTCGCTGCATGTTAGGTTTGCTGAAGGGATACCAGGGGGAGATTCTGATTGACGGAACGGAACGCCGGCACTTTTCAGAAAGGGAATTGGCCGGACGGATCGCCTATATCCCCCAGAATCACGATACTGCATTCTCTTTTTCGGTTCTGGATATGGTTTTGATGGGAACAACCGCTTCCCTGCCCCGCTTTGCAGGGCCGGGACCAAAGGAAAAAGACAGGGCAATGAATGCTTTAAAGCTATTAAGGATTGCTGGTCTAAGGGACCGTATATTCGGGCAGATCAGCGGCGGAGAGCAGCAGCTTGTGCTGATTGCAAGGGCAATCGCCCAGGAGGCAAAAATACTGGTCATGGATGAGCCATGTTCCAGCTTGGATTACGGCAACCAGATCAGGGTCATGAAGGAGCTGCGTACCTTGTCAGAAAAGGGATATTTAATTGTGCAGTCCACCCATAATCCGGAGCATGTCTTTCACTTTGCCCATAAATCGCTGGTGATGATGGATGGAAAGATAAGGGCTTTGGGTGAGCCGGACAAGATCTTGACAAAGGAGCTTTTGGAAGGCGTGTACCAGGTGCCAATTGAGATCTATGAAGATTTAAAAAGCGGGAAAAAGGTTTGTATGCCTGGGGAAGGGTGATGAATATGTGGGAAATGTATGACAGTCTGATAGAACCAATACCAGATGACGTAAAGATAGAAGATTATTTTGCCGGAATCCAGTGGACTTCGGTGACTGTCTGCGGCTGTACAGGTGCGACGGCGACAAATCCGCTTCAGACCATATCAAGAACTGAAAAAAATATCTTGGACATGTCATGGAAGGAAGCTGCAGGACTGATAAAATCATGGAATTTTACGGAAGCCAGCATAGGTGCCGCGGCGGTAAATGCCTATTATAATCAGCCGGACCGGATCAGCAGGCTGGAAAGGGAAGGTGCAATCAGGATGTTGTCCAGGGAAGATGCCTTTATGGCACATAGTGAGGATATCAAAGGAAAAAAGGTGGCGACCATCGGACATTTCTGCTTTGCTGAGGAGTATTTTAAAGAAGCAAAATCCTGCGTAATTCTGGAACGCAATCCAAAGGATGGCGATTATCCGGACAGTGCCTGTGAATATGTTCTTTCAGACAGAGATTATGTATTTATCACTGGATTTACCCTGGTTAATAAAACCCTTCCAAGGCTGTTGGAGCTGTCGCGGAATGCCAAAGTCATATTAGTGGGGCCCAGTGTGGCTCTTGCTCCTGAACTTTTTGATTTTGGTGTGTGGGAGCTGGCAGGCACACTTATTACAGATAAAAAGCTTACAGAGGAATTTGTTAAAAAAGGAGAGCACAAGGCGGTAATCCGTTCTGGTTTACCGGTAAGGCTTTCCCTAAAATAAATATAAGCCGCAAATGCGGCAGAATAGGGGGATTATATGAAAAAAATGAGAAAAGGGCTGGTATTGGCTGCATTCCTTGCTGCTGCGGTACTGGCAAATGGCTGCCAAAAGGAAAACAGTAATGAGGTACCTGCCACTCAGACAGAGTCAACTGCGCCTGCAAAGGCAGAAACTCAGGCGGAAACAGAAAAATCCAGTGAAACAGGGGGACAGTCAGAGACCAGAGTATTTACGGATTCAGCAGGAAGAGAAGTTACACTTCCAAAGGAAATTAACAAGATTGCTCCTTCCGGGCCATTGGCACAGATTGTGCTTTATACCCTGTGCCCGGATAAGCTGTCCGGACTTGCTTCTGATTTTTCTGAGGGTGCAAAGCTGTATATTGACGAAAAATATTGGGGACTTCCTAAATTCGGCCAGTTTTATGGAAAGAATGCAAGCCTTAATATGGAGGCTCTCATTGCAGAAAGCCCGGATGTGATCATTGATATCGGAGAAGCGAAGAAAACCGTAAAAGAGGATATGGATGCCCTTCAGGAACAGCTTAACATGCCGGTCATTTTTATAGAGGCAGATTTAGATACCATGAGTGCTGCTTATGAAAAGCTTGGGGAGCTTACCGGCGAGGCTGATCAGGCAAAGAAGCTGGCGGACTATTGTAATAATATATTGAAAAAATCTGAAACAGCCAAGGAAGAACTGGCAGAAAAAGAAAAGAAATCGGTTTATTTTGCCATTGGAGATGATGGACTTCACACCAATGCAGAGGGTTCCATTCATGCCCGGGTCATCGAACAGATCGGAGCGGAAAATGCGGCAAAAGTTGAAATGGTATCAAGCGGAGGCGGAAGTGAAGTATCCTTTGAACAGCTTCTTCTGTGGCAGCCGGATATTATCATCGCAGATTCTGAGACCTTATACCAGACAATAACAACAGATAAGGTCTGGGGAGAATTAAATGCAGTGAAAGAAGGTAAGGTTTATCAGATACCTTCTGTTCCATATAGTTTTATGAGCAGCCCGCCTTCTGTCAACCGAATGATCGGGATTATGTGGCTGGGCAATCTTGTATATCCGGAGCAGTATAACGTTGATATAAAACAGGAAGTAAAAGATTTCTACCAGCTGTTTTATCACGTAAATCTTGATGACACACAGACGGAGAAAATTTTGAAATAAAAAACATAACCCCCGGTTTTGGATCTGGCCTTTCTGCCAGTTTCAAGTCCGGGGGATTCCTGTTTTAAAGATTATTTCTGTTGGTTTTTATTTCTATTATAGTTGATCAGACATCCGGCCTTTACGATTTCCCGTTCTTCCGGGGTCATATCGGCAATGTGCAGTTTAATCTCATGAATCGGATTCCCGTCCCTGTTTTTTACCACATAAGCTGGAATGTGCTTCATATCTCCGTCAAGGGCGGTGCGGATTCCGGGCACATAGATGAAATCACCTACTTCAAAATCAGGTTCCTCATCAAGAAGGAAGGGAAGCATTCCCCAGTTCATGACATTGGAACGGTATCGCTTGGTAGCATATTCTTTGGCAATATTGGCCAGGCCGCCCAGCACTCGCTGGCAGCTGGCTGCCTGTTCCCGGGCAGAGCCGTCACCGGGCTTCACCGCATAGATCATGCTTCCGATTTCCGTTTCACCTGCCTTCAGCTCCGGCTGGTTTAAGTAAGAGCTCAGGGCTTTCCATGCTGACTCCAGAGACTGATCGGCTTCTAATGGGGTGTTTCCTGCTTTCCTTATTTGTTCCAGCTCATTTACCTTTTTGGAACGTTCCACGTATTCCGGATCCCGGCGGGACAAGGTAAATTCCGCAAGACCCAGAGGGTTGGAGCGGTAGGAGGAGGTTTCACCCGAAGGGATCAGCTCGTCGGTGGTAGTAACAGGATCCATGATCTTTGAACATACCCGCAAAAGGATGTTTTCTGTCAAAGCGCTCATGGCCGGCCAGTCTTTGATATTGGGACCATAAATCAGGGAAGCCTCAGGCTGAGCCTTTCCAAAGCCCTGATATACCCGCCTGTCATAGGAAGATGAGTCAAATTCATAAGCAGGAACACGGTAATCTTCTCCATATCCTTCCGCAGAGGTCAGATAGCCGCCGTTTGCCGCCGTTGCCGCAATGGAACGGGCATCCATGAGGGCTACACAGGAAATCTGTCCGCTTCCCGGCTTGGAGCCTTCCCTGTTGGGGAAGTTTCTTGTGGTGTGGCGGATGCTTAAGGAATTGTTGGAAGGAGTATCCCCTGCACCAAAGCACGGGCCGCAGAAGGCCGTCCGGACAGTCGCTCCGGCTGCCATAAATTCCGAGATGGCTCCCTTTTTCACCAGATCCATGTATACCGGCTGGGAGGAAGGATACACGGATAAATTAAAGATATCATTTCCGCAGTCTTTTCCTGACAGAATATGAGCCGCAGCCATGACGTTGGAGTAGTTGCCTCCGGCGCAGCCTGCAATCACTCCCTGCTGAACCATGAGCTTTCCATCCACGATCTTGTCGGTGAGAGAAAGGCTTGCCTTGGAACTTCCCACAATTCGCTCCGCTTCTTTTTCCACGGTCCGGAGAATGTCGCCCAGGTTTGCATTCAGCTGGTCGATCTCATACGTATTGCTTGGGTGGAAGGGCAGTGCGATCATGGGCTTAATGGTGCTTAAATCCACATAAACGACTCCGTCGTAGTAAGCCACTTCCTCAGGATTCAGCTCCTTATAAGCATCTCCCCGTCCATGAAGATCCAGATAAGCCTTTGTGTCCTCATCGGTTCTCCAGATGGATGAAAGGCAGGTGGTTTCCGTTGTCATGACATCCACGCCGTTCCTGTAGTCCGTATCCATGGAAGAAACTCCGGGCCCTACAAATTCCATGATCCTGTTCTTTACATAGCCGCTTTGGAAGACCGCTCCGATAATGGCCAGGGCCACATCATGAGGACCGACAGAAGGGGCGGGGCTTCCTGTAAGATAAATAGCCACAACGCCGGGATATGTCACGTCATAAGTATCCCGCAGAAGCTGCTTTACCAGTTCCCCGCCGCCTTCGCCGATAGCCATGGTTCCCAGGGCGCCGTAACGGGTATGGCTGTCAGAGCCGAGGATCATCCGTCCGCATCCGGCCATCATTTCCCTCATATACTGATGGATGACCGCAATATGAGGCGGAACAAAGATCCCGCCGTATTTTTTTGCGGCGGAAAGCCCGAAAACATGGTCATCCTCGTTAATGGTGCCACCAACTGCGCATAAGGAGTTGTGACAGTTGGTCATAACGTATGGAATGGGAAATTCCTTAAGCCCTGATGCCCGGGCAGTCTGGATGATCCCTACAAATGTAATGTCATGGGAGGCCATGGAGTCAAAACGGAGCTTCAAATGATCCATGTCATCGGAGGTATTGTGTTCCTTTAAAATGGAATAGGCGATGGTGCCCTTTTTGGCTTCAGCCTTATCTGCAGTTTTTCCTGTAAGGGCAGCCACTTTTAAAGCTTCCTGTTCCGGAACCAGTTCCCTTCCATGAACAAGATAAGCCCCGCCGTCATACAATTTCACCATATGCTATCTTTCCTCTCTTTTTTTGTAGGAAATGGTTTCTCCTACGTATTTTGTTGCCGGACGCATGATTCTTCCGTCATACAGC of the Lacrimispora indolis DSM 755 genome contains:
- a CDS encoding YitT family protein, which translates into the protein MKQLENKTLRTLTEYGLITFSIWIMVVGIYFFKFPNNFAFGGVTGFATVISALTHWSASEFTNIVNTALLVAGFLFLGRSFGIKTVYATIMMSASLYFLERLYPMTRPLTTEPLLELIFAILLPSVGSAILFNVGASSGGTDIIAMILKRYTSLNIGTVLLLVDVAGVILAYFVFGPETGLFSSLGLMAKSLVIGDVIENINLCKCFSIICDDPVPICDYIIHVLNRSATVYEAQGAFSHHKKTVILTTMKRSQALKLKNYIRTVEPTAFILISNSSEIIGKGFLAN
- a CDS encoding ABC transporter substrate-binding protein; amino-acid sequence: MKKSAKVLSLVLAGAMMMSMTACGSKAPETTTAAPETTTAAENTSEAAESTAEKTADGKQFKIGVLQLVQHAALDASNKGFIQALDDAGLNYTVDQQNASGDQPTCQTIASKLVNDKDDLILAIATPAAQAVAGATSDIPVLVTAVTDPASSDLVESNDNPGGNVSGTSDLTPVKEQISLLKKILPDAKTVGILYCSSESNSEIQAKMAKDAIEAEGMTAVDYTVSNSNEIQTVVTSMVGKVDAIYAPTDNTVAAGMATVSMVAIENKIPVICGEEGMVNAGGLATYGIDYYELGYLTGQQAVKILTEGADISKMPIEYLPLDKCKLTVNEETAKTLGIDVSSLK
- a CDS encoding ABC transporter permease, giving the protein MSGLLISLQDAVVQGVLWGIMVLGVYITYKLLDIADLTVDGSFAMGGCVCAVMILNFNVDPWVALGMAAIAGMAAGAVTGLLHTIFEIPAILAGILTQIGLWSINLRIMGGKSNVPLLKTDTIMSKFIAVSGLSKQAAAMIIGIGAAIIMIALLYWFFGTEIGSAMRATGNNQAMIRAQGVNTNWTKLLALTLSNGLVGISGGLVCQSQKYADIGMGTGAIVIGLAAIVIGDVLMGRLRSFGSKLTSAVVGSVIYFVIRAVVLRMGMDANDMKLLSAGIVAVALCVPVMVNKWRIRKAYTEGGE
- a CDS encoding ABC transporter ATP-binding protein, with the protein product MLDIKNVRKTFNKNTINEKKALNGIDLHLNEGDFVTVIGGNGAGKSTMLNMIAGVYPIDSGKIQIDGINISRDPEYKRAKYIGRVFQDPMMGTAAGMEIQENMALAYRRGQGRGLAWGIRANEKAFYHEALKKLGLGLQDRMTNKVGLLSGGQRQALTLLMATLKKPKLLLLDEHTAALDPKTARKVLEITQEIVKEQNLTTLMITHNMKDAIQIGNRLVMMHEGRIIYDISGEEKKKLEVEDLLKKFEEASGEEFSNDRMILAK
- a CDS encoding C40 family peptidase, whose amino-acid sequence is MENNNEKKDYTIRLDKARKKRSQNDYKKLMTLGGAAVLCVAVISAAGMSIKNHMSAKPAGLATGSDASAQKPEESADLKVKAESESAAQAAKEKEEKETVINSYKNLGIIQVSGYLNVRKAPGTEEDVIGKLQGDSACDILENTESGWFKISSGGIEGYINSEYVLTGEDAKTKAMDLVKLRAVVQTDNMNIRKEPSTSSDVVGQALLNERYEVIGQTEGWVQIPTGYLSADYVNLEYGLNEARKLDLKAMIFNLYKNIGISDVDNYLNVREEPSENGKIIGKMPSKAAGNILETTEDGWYKIQSGNITGYVKSDYILTGPAAKDEAMQVAELMAIVNTDMLNARTEPSTDSKIWTQISNNERYPVLKQIDGWIEIELEENSSAYVSTDFVDVRYALPEAIKFSPLEEKANAQASLRTQIVNYALQFLGNPYVWGGTSLTKGADCSGFTLSVYAHFGIGLPHYSGSQAGMGKAVKSSEMRPGDLIYYADSKGTINHVAMYIGNGQIVHAASRRSGIKISTWNYRTPVRIRNMIGD